A segment of the Chloroflexota bacterium genome:
TGAATGGCTGCTTCGTCTACCGGCTGGCCATTGGCCCGCTCCTCCTCCATGGACGCCAGCACACCGGGGATGATGGCTCCCAACCAGGGATTGGTGTTGTAGAAGACCATGTGACGCTTCAGCGCGGCGCTAATCTCTTCCTTGGTCTTGTAAAAGCGCCGGATCACAGGTACCATTGTCTGTGCGAAGCCCAGTCCGCCCAACACCTCCCACGAGGCCACCTGGAATAGGTTCCAGTGGCGCCAGTACATGGCCAGGATGTCCTCATCCGTCAACTTCAGTTCCCGTGCCGGTCGCGCAGGGGCCTCGCTGACCGCTGTTGTGGGCGCGCCCTCCTCTCTGCGGGTAGCCAACATATGCACCAATGCCAGGCCGACGCCAGCCAAAGCCAAGGCCAGCGGGTCAGGTTTGAGATAGATGGCTGCTACAATGCCCAAGAAGAGGTAGCCGATGAGACGGGTGCCCATCTGATAAAGCAGGAGGGCGAAGCCCAGAGCAGGAAGAACGCCGGCCAGGAAGCCCATGCCCTCCAAAACCCACCCGGCATTGGTCTGCAACCATTGGACGGCAGCCTGCACTGCGGGCACGCCAACGAACCCCCCAATGAACGCCGGGACTAGGTTCACTGCAATGCTAAATGAAGTAACTTGCCATGCCGTGTTCTGGATGTCCACTCCACGGAAGTCCCCTTCTTCGGCACGCCGTTTGGCAATGCCCAATGGAAGGTGGTTCCAGGAGAGAGCGGCCATCATGAGCGTCTGCGAGAGGATGGCTACGGGCATGACAAGGGCCAAAGCATCCGCCGTTTGGAGCCCAGCACGGATGACAAAGACGGTGGTCATGATGGTAGCCAAGTAGGGTTGCGGTGGGATTGAGGCTCCCACTACGAAAACGCCCAGGAACATCAATTCGATCACCGC
Coding sequences within it:
- a CDS encoding PTS system mannose/fructose/sorbose family transporter subunit IID, which encodes MQQLDFYGGLVAAFAAAGWQIIFHWLPQFIPVLSQKENKTLAWWLAAMAAIRNTLTKSQVATAFLVGLLLGRPLEGLAVGAVIELMFLGVFVVGASIPPQPYLATIMTTVFVIRAGLQTADALALVMPVAILSQTLMMAALSWNHLPLGIAKRRAEEGDFRGVDIQNTAWQVTSFSIAVNLVPAFIGGFVGVPAVQAAVQWLQTNAGWVLEGMGFLAGVLPALGFALLLYQMGTRLIGYLFLGIVAAIYLKPDPLALALAGVGLALVHMLATRREEGAPTTAVSEAPARPARELKLTDEDILAMYWRHWNLFQVASWEVLGGLGFAQTMVPVIRRFYKTKEEISAALKRHMVFYNTNPWLGAIIPGVLASMEEERANGQPVDEAAIQGVKVAMMGPFAGVGDSLFWATYIPIILAITASWAQSGNTALMWLAPITVLVVLGLSNLLIPYYFMRFGYRRGLSALQDLQQRNLLAELSTAATVVGQFVVGGLVVKLVNLQVRWAPSFFGTSPIQLQKILDSIMPSLLPLLIFFFAYWLLRRGKSAIFVMVVLMIICLVGAYPIPLPLFNNASILGKPIEPEQAKTSLLLLRQLFIG